A region of Actinomycetota bacterium DNA encodes the following proteins:
- a CDS encoding class I SAM-dependent methyltransferase, protein MKKLNLGCGKDIRQGYINLDKKHLEGVDIVHNIEDLPFPFENEEIDEILCQDILEHVDYIKVIRELYRILKKGGLLKIRVPHFTAANNYRDPTHKHLFSFRTFEFFIKNNLYRTYYFDFYFSEIKKRHISFSRGSIWTRFVEYIVNLNDFMKEFYEISWLRIIPASNIYIEIIK, encoded by the coding sequence ATGAAAAAATTAAATCTTGGTTGTGGAAAAGATATAAGACAAGGATATATAAATTTAGATAAAAAACATCTTGAAGGTGTTGATATTGTTCATAACATTGAGGACTTGCCATTTCCTTTTGAGAACGAAGAGATTGATGAAATACTTTGCCAGGATATATTAGAGCATGTTGATTATATAAAAGTCATAAGAGAATTATATAGAATTCTTAAAAAAGGTGGGCTCTTAAAGATAAGAGTTCCGCACTTTACAGCAGCGAACAATTATAGAGACCCAACACATAAACATCTATTTTCATTTAGAACTTTTGAATTTTTTATAAAAAATAACTTATACAGAACATATTATTTTGATTTTTATTTTTCTGAGATAAAAAAAAGACATATCTCATTTAGTAGGGGAAGTATCTGGACTCGTTTTGTAGAATATATTGTCAATTTAAATGACTTTATGAAAGAATTCTATGAAATAAGCTGGTTAAGAATAATTCCTGCAAGTAATATATATATAGAAATTATTAAATAG